The sequence ACTCATGAGTTTGGGGCTACACCCCTTGATATGTTTTTTCCTCTTTCGCTTTGTATGTGAATTGATGCTTTTGCTCGTGTTTCACTTATTTCTAGCTACAAAtttaacattgatgcttttgactcTTGTAGTGGGGAGTATGCTATATTCTTTTTAAAAGTAACCATGGCCGGGATTTCAAGTTAATCCATTGTTGGGAAGAACTacgcaaatgcacaaaatgacATCTTTCCATCTATGAACGACAAAACCGAGGAGATGGTAGAAGAGGTAGGCCTGCAAATTCTAGAATACAGGCATCAAACACTCTATCCAGAATGCCATCAGTCAATCTTTCTGCATCTTCACATCCAGGTTTGGATGGCATAGGCGATTCTAACAATAATATTAGCATTCCTACAACCCCTACATCTGGTACACCCAACACTGCTTCCAAAAATTCACAGCCTCTTCACGTCCTTCCGGAAAGGCATATTGAAAGACCATTAGGGCGGAAATCTGCAAAGGAGAAACGTCGTCGTTCTGTGGGTACAAGCTCCCAAGCCTCTGATGCTGCAAGTGAAAGATTACATTCAACCATCTGTGCTTGGAAGCATAAATCTGAGTCAAGATTAGAatcaatgaaacaaataaatgaagagCAATAGTTCCATGCTATTAAGTTTGCTAAGCTTGAGAAGATTCAAAAGagtatacaaataacaaaagatCTTGTGAATACTGAGAAGGATTTGCTGTCCTTGATTCCAGAACTCCCTACCGATGAGGTCGCTGCTAAAGTATTTGCTAGAATGAGGCAGCTTGATGAGTTGGACAAAGAGCACCAACGTAAGCATCATATACACCCCCTGATATGCTTGTTATGATTTGTTGCATATATTACATGTCGCTTGTCAATGAAATATGCATGGTTAACTCTTTATAGGCCATAATGCCAACAATTTCTTGCTCACTTGACGCATTCTatcattttttttgcttttcgaAAGGAACAAATATAGAAGTGAATTGTGAATACAACCCAATATTATTAACTGTACATGGTTTTTTTGGTAGGATTTCAGGttgttatattaatatattatagttATTATTCATAGGCATTCGAGCTATGGAATTCTCACCTAGAGCATCAGTAAGAATTCGTGATGAAATGCAAGGGAATAATATTAATCCATGCAACCTCGAGAGCAGGTTTGATGATGCTGAGTCAATGGGGGATCGTACTTGAACAACAAGTATGATCTGTTTGGAACAAACATGCATTTGTAAACATGTGCTTGCATGGTATCCCTTCATTATTACTTGCACTATTTGACAGCCTGTTAGTAATGTTTGTAGTTAGCTTGAAGGATTACAATTGGGTGGAAGAATGTACTTATTTACTTGCACTATTTCACAAGATTATGAATTTGAAGAATGACAATAAAGGATGATGCATGTTTGTAGTATACTTGAtggattttgtaaattattGTACGAAATAGCCAAActtgttttgtgcttttgttgtATGTGAGTTGGATTTTGGTAACTGGTCTTTTCTGTTGAACAAAACATGTATGCTGAGTTTAAATTTGGTCACTGGATATTGAATTTGTTAGTTCATGGGGTTTATCAACATTCAAATACTACCATAATTAATTGATTTACGTACTATATAACAACAGTTGTGTTCCATACCCCTTCATTATTGTGTTAAATAAGTATAAAGTTTACATAAGGGTATTTTCTCCCCCAAAGTTGGACCATAAATTTTCCATTAAGTCATGCCTAAGCATACCGTTAATGGACCGATCACGCACTTGTTCGATACGTGAGCGTATGAAGCATCCTAGTAGTTGTTCATCATGCTCAAGTAAACCATCTAGTAGAATTTCACCAGCTACAGGCTGCCAAGGCTCGATATTAGCATGCCTCTCATCCTCGATTATTATGTTATGCAGTATAATGCAACAATTCATGATGTTTGTAACAGTTTCTTCATCCCAGAATCGTATGGGTCCTTCAGTTATCGCCCATTTTGCTTGCAACACCCCAAAAGCTCGTTCCACATCCTTGCAGGCCGCTTCTTGTTTTTTTGCAAAATGTTTCTCCTTTTGGGTCCTTAGGTGCTTGATTGATTGTATCAATGTTGCATAGTGAGGGTATATGCAATCAGTGAGGTAGTATGGAATATGGTATACCCTACCATTTACTTCATATGGGATGTTTGGAGTCTGACATCGGATAAACCTGTCGAAGAGCGGTGAGTGATCTAGAACAGATATATCATTATACGTACCAGGCATACCGAAGAATGAATGTCAAATCCAAAGGTCTTGAGATGCGACAGCCTCTAGGACCATGGTAGGTCTACCATAGTGTCCAACATACTGATCGTGCCAAGCAGTGGGACAGTTACGCCATTCCCAGTGCATACAATCTAATGAACCAATCATACCAGAAAAACCACGAGACTTATTTTCTTCTAGCAAACGAGAAAGGTCTCTTTGATTCGGAGCTCATAAGTACTGATCTGAGTACAACTCGATAATAGTTTTGCAAAATTTACGAACTGTTTCTAAAGTTGTAGTCTCTGCAATGCATAGAGTTTCATCCTCACGATCAATTGGGTTACCGTAAGCTAGAATCCGCAatgctgctgtaattttttggaTTGAAGAAAACCCAGCCCTACCTGTGCAATCATATCTCAATTGAAAGTATGGTGCCGCTTCTTGTAAGTTGATTCGTATTCGATGGAACAACTCAATTGTCATGCGAAACCGACGTCGAAACATGCGTGGTGGGTAAATACAGTTGACAGCGAAGTATTTTTTGACAAGATCCTCATGCGCTTTTGCATGATCTCTATTAATGAAAGTTCATGTATTAATTCGTGGTGGCTCGGGCTCGGGCACCTCTACTTCTGCAAGCGCATGCTCAAGCAAGGCAATGTCATCGAGCTCTTGTTGTTGTAGAGACATAAAATCCTCCGTAAATTGTGATTGAAAGTGCCAGTTTGATGGACTTGCCATTTAATTAGGTAAAAGAGATGACACAACTAGGATGTTGCACAAATGTATAAAATTATGAATTGGCTTATAAAGATAAATCATGAATGAAGGGAATATAATGCAATGATGGCTTGGAAGGACATTGGCTCAAATGAACTTTAAATTCATTGGCATGAATAATTTCTAGGATGACCATGAGTGAATATTAACAATACAAGCACATATTAGA is a genomic window of Tripterygium wilfordii isolate XIE 37 chromosome 16, ASM1340144v1, whole genome shotgun sequence containing:
- the LOC119980701 gene encoding uncharacterized protein LOC119980701 codes for the protein MPGTYNDISVLDHSPLFDRFIRCQTPNIPYEVNGRVYHIPYYLTDCIYPHYATLIQSIKHLRTQKEKHFAKKQEAACKDVERAFGVLQAKWAITEGPIRFWDEETVTNIMNCCIILHNIIIEDERHANIEPWQPVAGEILLDGLLEHDEQLLGCFIRSRIEQVRDRSINGMLRHDLMENLWSNFGGENTLM